The following are from one region of the Oncorhynchus masou masou isolate Uvic2021 chromosome 24, UVic_Omas_1.1, whole genome shotgun sequence genome:
- the cherp gene encoding calcium homeostasis endoplasmic reticulum protein isoform X2, whose protein sequence is MDIPTAPEDQELKNVIDKLAQFVARNGPEFEKMTMEKQKDNPKFSFLFGGDFFTYYRCKLAMEHHQHLYNPPGKEVPDVPPPIAILAPPPIAPATPSLDELIQQSQWNLQQQEQHLLTLRQEQVTAAIALAMEQQTQKLLAETQQDISEFDNLLQPIIDTCTKDAISAGKNWMFNNAKGPLHCELMCSHLRNRITADAAHFELRLHLIYLTNDVLHHCQRKQQRDLLAALQKVVVPIYCTSFLAVEEDKQQKVTRLLQLWEKNGYFDEVTIQQLQSPAVGLGQYQASLITEYAAVVQPVQLAFQQQIQTLKTQHEEFVANLTVQQTAAAAAAVSQLAAAEPDVKAVTTQPGEVKASMSGPPGDYDGAPPRSDPGANNTGHSDNSSSKPWFDPQHMPGGWNPNQPPPFDPTQAPPPCPPWNSHEGMWNEQRGDPSWSGGPPRGEGGPWSGGGGQNEPPPNWSGQYDQPPWSSQGPDQPPWGQREPPFPRMQRPPHFRGPFPPHQQGPPPFNQPPPPPHNFGRFPPRFMQDDFPPRHHFERPPYPPHRFDYPQGDFPGDMGPPPHHHPSQRIPPPGMGGGEHPPWGGNQHPDFGPPPHGFNGHSPHMRQRLSPAHVNQDDPSLVPNVPYFDLPAGLMAPLVKLEDHEYKALDPKDIRLPPPMPPSDRLLAAVEAFYSPPSHDRPRNSEGWEQNGLYEFFRAKMRARRKKGQEKHNSAHGGSRSHSRSRSRGRSSSRSSSSSSKSSRSSSRSRSRSYSRSRSRSRSRSRSSRSRSRSRSRSRSRSPDKRRLEKPGHASAPAPAIASQKSRSPSPPTNSGLGAAPSILPPDSRLGEENKGHQLLMKMGWSGSGGLGAKEQGIQDPIKGGELRDKWDQYKGVGVSLDDPYENYRRNKSYNFVARMKAREEVNREPQEPPPAE, encoded by the exons ATGGATATTCCTACAGCTCCAGAGG ATCAAGAGCTGAAAAATGTCATTGACAAACTGGCCCAGTTTGTGGCTCGAAATGGCCCCGAGTTTGAGAAGATGACAATGGAGAAACAGAAGGACAATCCCAAATTCTCTTTTCTGTTTGGTGGGGACTTCTTCACCTATTACCGGTGCAAGCTTGCTATGGAACACCACCAGC ATCTTTATAATCCACCCGGTAAGGAAGTCCCAGATGTCCCTCCGCCAATCGCGATCCTGGCTCCGCCCCCCATTGCCCCTGCCACGCCCTCTCTGGATGAACTCATCCAGCAGAGCCAATGGAATCTGCAGCAGCAAGAACAGCACCTGCTCACTCTCAGACAG GAGCAAGTGACGGCAGCCATAGCTCTGGCCATGGAGCAGCAGACCCAGAAACTGCTAGCGGAGACTCAGCAGGACATCTCTGAATTTGACAACCTGCTGCAGCCCATCATTGACACCTGCACTAAAGACGCCATCTCG GCTGGTAAAAACTGGATGTTCAACAATGCCAAGGGCCCGCTGCACTGTGAGCTGATGTGCTCACACCTCCGGAACCGCATCACAGCCGACGCAGCCCACTTCGAACTCCGCCTTCACCTCATCTATCTCACCAATGATGTCCTCCATCACTG TCAGAGGAAGCAGCAGAGGGACCTGCTGGCAGCGCTGCAGAAGGTGGTGGTGCCCATCTACTGCACCAGCTTCCTGGCTGTAGAGGAGGACAAGCAGCAGAAGGTTACGCGG CTCCTGCAGCTCTGGGAAAAGAATGGCTACTTCGACGAGGTGACGATCCAGCAATTACAGAGTCCAGCTGTGGGCCTGGGCCAGTATCAG gCCTCTCTGATCACAGAGTATGCTGCTGTGGTGCAGCCCGTTCAGCTGGCCTTCCAGCAACAGATCCAGACCCTGAAGACGCAGCACGAGGAGTTTGTGGCCAACCTGACGGTGCAGCAGACTGCAGCTGCCGCAGCAGCAGTGAGCCAGCTAGCTGCAGCAGAGCCCGACGTTAAGGCAGTCACCACTCAGcctg GAGAGGTGAAGGCATCCATGTCTGGCCCTCCTGGTGATTATGACGGAGCCCCGCCCAGATCAGACCCCGGTGCTAACAACACTGGCCACTCTGATAACTCCTCCTCCAAACCCTGGTTCGACCCACAACACATGCCTGGAGGCTGGAACCCCAATCAGCCT CCTCCGTTTGACCCCACCCAGGCGCCCCCGCCTTGCCCGCCCTGGAACAGCCACGAAGGCATGTGGAACGAACAGAGGGGGGACCCCAGCTGGAGCGGAGGCCCTCCGAGGGGGGAGGGCGGTCCCTGGAGCGGAGGGGGAGGACAGAACGAGCCCCCTCCCAACTGGAGCGGTCAGTACGACCAGCCCCCCTGGAGCAGCCAGGGACCTGACCAGCCCCCCTGGGGCCAGAGAGAGCCCCCATTCCCCCGAATGCAGAGGCCTCCCCACTTCAGAGGGCCCTTCCCGCCCCACCAGCAAGGGCCCCCTCCCTTCAACCAGCCGCCCCCGCCTCCCCACAACTTCGGCCGGTTTCCTCCACGCTTCATGCAGGATGACTTCCCACCCAGACACCACTTTGAGAGGCCACCCTACCCTCCACACCGCTTTGACTACCCACAGGGAGACTTCCCCGGAG ACATGGGCCCCCCgccccaccaccaccccagccAGAGGATCCCTCCTCCGGGCATGGGGGGAGGAGAGCACCCTCCCTGGGGGGGTAACCAGCACCCTGACTTCGGCCCCCCTCCTCACGGCTTCAACGGACATTCCCCCCATATGAGGCAGCGGCTGTCCCCGGCTCACGTCAACCAGGACGACCCCAGCCTGGTCCCCAACGTCCCTTACTTCGACCTGCCCGCCGGACTCATGGCCCCTCTAGTCAAA CTTGAAGACCATGAATACAAAGCCTTGGATCCCAAAGACATCCGCCTTCCTCCCCCCATGCCCCCAAGTGATCGCCTGCTCGCTGCTGTGGAGGCCTTCTACAGCCCTCCATCCCATGATAGACCCAGGAACAG TGAGGGCTGGGAACAGAACGGCCTGTATGAGTTCTTCAGAGCCAAGATGAGAGCCAGGAGGAAAAAGGGCCAGGAGAAACACAACAG tgcCCACGGGGGTAGTCGTTCACACAGCCGTTCTCGTAGTCGGGGCCGCTCCTCATCTCGTTCCAGCTCCAGCTCCTCCAAGTCCTCCCGCTCCTCCTCGCGGTCCCGCTCTCGCTCCTACTCCAGGTCACGCTCCAG GAGCAGGAGCCGATCCAGGTCGTCCCGCAGTCGCTCTCGTTCCAGGTCTCGCTCCAGATCTCGCTCTCCTGACAAGAGACGGCTAGAGAAGCCCGGACATGCCTCTGCCCCCGCCCCCGCCATCGCCTCCCAGAAGTCCCGTAGCCCCTCCCCTCC CACTAATTCTGGGCTTGGAGCAGCCCCTTCTATCCTGCCTCCAGAcagcaggctgggagaggagaacaAGGGCCATCAACTGCTCATGAAAATGGGTTGGAGTGGTTCAGGGGGGCTTGGCGCAAAGGAGCAGGGCATCCAGGACCCCATCAAGGGGGGAGAACTCCGGGACAAGTGGGACCAGTATAAAGGAGTGGGGGTGTCACTGGACGACCCTTATGAGAACTACCGCAGGAACAAGAGTTATAATTTTGTAGCTCGCATGAAAGCAAGGGAGGAAG
- the cherp gene encoding calcium homeostasis endoplasmic reticulum protein isoform X1, which translates to MDIPTAPEDQELKNVIDKLAQFVARNGPEFEKMTMEKQKDNPKFSFLFGGDFFTYYRCKLAMEHHQHPTTHECEEYKLEDLYNPPGKEVPDVPPPIAILAPPPIAPATPSLDELIQQSQWNLQQQEQHLLTLRQEQVTAAIALAMEQQTQKLLAETQQDISEFDNLLQPIIDTCTKDAISAGKNWMFNNAKGPLHCELMCSHLRNRITADAAHFELRLHLIYLTNDVLHHCQRKQQRDLLAALQKVVVPIYCTSFLAVEEDKQQKVTRLLQLWEKNGYFDEVTIQQLQSPAVGLGQYQASLITEYAAVVQPVQLAFQQQIQTLKTQHEEFVANLTVQQTAAAAAAVSQLAAAEPDVKAVTTQPGEVKASMSGPPGDYDGAPPRSDPGANNTGHSDNSSSKPWFDPQHMPGGWNPNQPPPFDPTQAPPPCPPWNSHEGMWNEQRGDPSWSGGPPRGEGGPWSGGGGQNEPPPNWSGQYDQPPWSSQGPDQPPWGQREPPFPRMQRPPHFRGPFPPHQQGPPPFNQPPPPPHNFGRFPPRFMQDDFPPRHHFERPPYPPHRFDYPQGDFPGDMGPPPHHHPSQRIPPPGMGGGEHPPWGGNQHPDFGPPPHGFNGHSPHMRQRLSPAHVNQDDPSLVPNVPYFDLPAGLMAPLVKLEDHEYKALDPKDIRLPPPMPPSDRLLAAVEAFYSPPSHDRPRNSEGWEQNGLYEFFRAKMRARRKKGQEKHNSAHGGSRSHSRSRSRGRSSSRSSSSSSKSSRSSSRSRSRSYSRSRSRSRSRSRSSRSRSRSRSRSRSRSPDKRRLEKPGHASAPAPAIASQKSRSPSPPTNSGLGAAPSILPPDSRLGEENKGHQLLMKMGWSGSGGLGAKEQGIQDPIKGGELRDKWDQYKGVGVSLDDPYENYRRNKSYNFVARMKAREEVNREPQEPPPAE; encoded by the exons ATGGATATTCCTACAGCTCCAGAGG ATCAAGAGCTGAAAAATGTCATTGACAAACTGGCCCAGTTTGTGGCTCGAAATGGCCCCGAGTTTGAGAAGATGACAATGGAGAAACAGAAGGACAATCCCAAATTCTCTTTTCTGTTTGGTGGGGACTTCTTCACCTATTACCGGTGCAAGCTTGCTATGGAACACCACCAGC ATCCTACTACCCACGAGTGTGAGGAGTATAAATTGGAAG ATCTTTATAATCCACCCGGTAAGGAAGTCCCAGATGTCCCTCCGCCAATCGCGATCCTGGCTCCGCCCCCCATTGCCCCTGCCACGCCCTCTCTGGATGAACTCATCCAGCAGAGCCAATGGAATCTGCAGCAGCAAGAACAGCACCTGCTCACTCTCAGACAG GAGCAAGTGACGGCAGCCATAGCTCTGGCCATGGAGCAGCAGACCCAGAAACTGCTAGCGGAGACTCAGCAGGACATCTCTGAATTTGACAACCTGCTGCAGCCCATCATTGACACCTGCACTAAAGACGCCATCTCG GCTGGTAAAAACTGGATGTTCAACAATGCCAAGGGCCCGCTGCACTGTGAGCTGATGTGCTCACACCTCCGGAACCGCATCACAGCCGACGCAGCCCACTTCGAACTCCGCCTTCACCTCATCTATCTCACCAATGATGTCCTCCATCACTG TCAGAGGAAGCAGCAGAGGGACCTGCTGGCAGCGCTGCAGAAGGTGGTGGTGCCCATCTACTGCACCAGCTTCCTGGCTGTAGAGGAGGACAAGCAGCAGAAGGTTACGCGG CTCCTGCAGCTCTGGGAAAAGAATGGCTACTTCGACGAGGTGACGATCCAGCAATTACAGAGTCCAGCTGTGGGCCTGGGCCAGTATCAG gCCTCTCTGATCACAGAGTATGCTGCTGTGGTGCAGCCCGTTCAGCTGGCCTTCCAGCAACAGATCCAGACCCTGAAGACGCAGCACGAGGAGTTTGTGGCCAACCTGACGGTGCAGCAGACTGCAGCTGCCGCAGCAGCAGTGAGCCAGCTAGCTGCAGCAGAGCCCGACGTTAAGGCAGTCACCACTCAGcctg GAGAGGTGAAGGCATCCATGTCTGGCCCTCCTGGTGATTATGACGGAGCCCCGCCCAGATCAGACCCCGGTGCTAACAACACTGGCCACTCTGATAACTCCTCCTCCAAACCCTGGTTCGACCCACAACACATGCCTGGAGGCTGGAACCCCAATCAGCCT CCTCCGTTTGACCCCACCCAGGCGCCCCCGCCTTGCCCGCCCTGGAACAGCCACGAAGGCATGTGGAACGAACAGAGGGGGGACCCCAGCTGGAGCGGAGGCCCTCCGAGGGGGGAGGGCGGTCCCTGGAGCGGAGGGGGAGGACAGAACGAGCCCCCTCCCAACTGGAGCGGTCAGTACGACCAGCCCCCCTGGAGCAGCCAGGGACCTGACCAGCCCCCCTGGGGCCAGAGAGAGCCCCCATTCCCCCGAATGCAGAGGCCTCCCCACTTCAGAGGGCCCTTCCCGCCCCACCAGCAAGGGCCCCCTCCCTTCAACCAGCCGCCCCCGCCTCCCCACAACTTCGGCCGGTTTCCTCCACGCTTCATGCAGGATGACTTCCCACCCAGACACCACTTTGAGAGGCCACCCTACCCTCCACACCGCTTTGACTACCCACAGGGAGACTTCCCCGGAG ACATGGGCCCCCCgccccaccaccaccccagccAGAGGATCCCTCCTCCGGGCATGGGGGGAGGAGAGCACCCTCCCTGGGGGGGTAACCAGCACCCTGACTTCGGCCCCCCTCCTCACGGCTTCAACGGACATTCCCCCCATATGAGGCAGCGGCTGTCCCCGGCTCACGTCAACCAGGACGACCCCAGCCTGGTCCCCAACGTCCCTTACTTCGACCTGCCCGCCGGACTCATGGCCCCTCTAGTCAAA CTTGAAGACCATGAATACAAAGCCTTGGATCCCAAAGACATCCGCCTTCCTCCCCCCATGCCCCCAAGTGATCGCCTGCTCGCTGCTGTGGAGGCCTTCTACAGCCCTCCATCCCATGATAGACCCAGGAACAG TGAGGGCTGGGAACAGAACGGCCTGTATGAGTTCTTCAGAGCCAAGATGAGAGCCAGGAGGAAAAAGGGCCAGGAGAAACACAACAG tgcCCACGGGGGTAGTCGTTCACACAGCCGTTCTCGTAGTCGGGGCCGCTCCTCATCTCGTTCCAGCTCCAGCTCCTCCAAGTCCTCCCGCTCCTCCTCGCGGTCCCGCTCTCGCTCCTACTCCAGGTCACGCTCCAG GAGCAGGAGCCGATCCAGGTCGTCCCGCAGTCGCTCTCGTTCCAGGTCTCGCTCCAGATCTCGCTCTCCTGACAAGAGACGGCTAGAGAAGCCCGGACATGCCTCTGCCCCCGCCCCCGCCATCGCCTCCCAGAAGTCCCGTAGCCCCTCCCCTCC CACTAATTCTGGGCTTGGAGCAGCCCCTTCTATCCTGCCTCCAGAcagcaggctgggagaggagaacaAGGGCCATCAACTGCTCATGAAAATGGGTTGGAGTGGTTCAGGGGGGCTTGGCGCAAAGGAGCAGGGCATCCAGGACCCCATCAAGGGGGGAGAACTCCGGGACAAGTGGGACCAGTATAAAGGAGTGGGGGTGTCACTGGACGACCCTTATGAGAACTACCGCAGGAACAAGAGTTATAATTTTGTAGCTCGCATGAAAGCAAGGGAGGAAG